AGGTGAACGTCTCTTCGCGCGTAAAACCGGGCAGCGGTGGCGCGGAGCAGTTGAAAAGTGGCAAGACCGTATGGCCATCGCCATCCCGCTTGATCGAAACAGCGCGTCCTGCGCCACCGGTGCCAAGCGGTCCAACGATCATGCCATCTTCGCGCAATTGCGAAACCAAGTTGATCGGCACCTCTTCGACAGCTCCGCCAAGAAGAATCGCATCGAACGGCCCTTCGGAGGCATAGCCTTCTGCGAGCGGGCCTTCCAGAACGGCGACCGTGTCGATGTTTGCGTCGGAAAGGGCGTCCGTTGCCCGCCGGACCATCGCATCTGTCGTTTCAAGAGCAACGACGGAGCCGCAGAGCCGTGAAAGAATGGCCGAGGAATACCCCGTCAGACATCCCACATCGAGGACAACGCTGTCGCGCGTCAGGCCCGCCGATTGAATCATCCGCGCCAGATGCATCGGGCGGATCATGCGGCGCAACGCGTCACCATCGGCGATCTCAATCTCAGCATCGCTATAGGCCAATGGCCGCTTACTCTGCGGGACGAAAAGTTCGCGGGGAATCTCAAGAAATGCGGCCAGCACATCATATTGAAAGACATCAAACGTGCGCAGTTGATTATCAACCATCTTTACGCGTTGGTCGGTCATAGATGCGGCTGTGGTAGGCATGGCTTAGTCCTCTCCAAAGCAAGACGTTCCCGCCCGGCTCATGGGATCATTTGGTGCTGACCTTATGCAAGCCGCGCCCAAGCAAAGCAAGGCGGTTGAGCGCCTCTACCTCTTCATCTTTCGGCTGGCAAACCGCCGCATTCACCACGCAAGGTTGAAACCCGTTTCGGGCATGGTCATCTATTGGTCACGATCAACGTTGTTAGCTCTTGCATGCGCGTAGGCGCCTTGCTAACCGACGCTTAGAAGGCCTCGTGGCGGAGTGGTTACGCAGAGGATTGCAAATCCTTGCACCCCGGTTCGATTCCGGGCGAGGCCTCCATCCCCGCACTTTTGGTTAAGTGTGATAAAGGGCTAGCCTATCCCAATACCCTTTGGTATAGCGCCGGTCTCTTGGGTGATCCCCGATAGCTCAGTTGGTAGAGCAAGCGACTGTTAATCGCTGGGTCGTAGGTTCGAGTCCTACTCGGGGAGCCATTTTTCCTTTTAATTATCATATGCTTATTGACGCTTGCCTGGTGATCCAGGCAGCTTTGTCATGCGTAATGTCAGGGACTTACCACAACGCTGCGACGGTTGCGGTCCTTGACCACTAAACATTCTTCTTCCTCCACTGATCGACCCGCCCTTGTTTGGTTTCGAGACGATCTTCGGATCGACGACAATCCAGCACTAGCGGCTGCGGCTGCTTCGGGCGCACCGGTTTTGGCGGTGTACGTTCTTGATCAGCAGTCCCAACGCCCGCTGGGCGGGGCATCGCTCTGGTGGCTTCACCATGCGTTGGCGGCGCTGCACGATCATTTGGCCGACCTTGGAGTGCCGCTTGTCCTGCGCATTGGCGATGCCCGATCCGAAATCAAAGCGCTGGTCGACGAAACCAAAGCGACGCTTGTGGTCTGGAACAGGCGTTACGCCGCTGCTGGTATCGAGCAAGACACAGCGATCAAAGCCGAACTGAAGTCTGACGACCTCGACGTTCAAAGCTTCAATGCGCATCTGCTGCACGAGCCTTGGACAGTGGAAACTGGGTCGGGTGGTCCTTACCGCGTCTTCACACCGTTTTCGCGGGCCGCGCGGAATTCAGGCACGCCGGCCAAACCCAAACCTGCGCCGAAATCTATCGCGGGTTGGAACGGTTCGGTGGATTCTCTGACGCTTGATGACCTGAGACTTCTGCCAACAAAGCCTGACTGGGCTGGTGGCCTGCGTGAAACCTGGGAGCCAGGCACCAAAGGCGCACGGGCCAATCTCTCCTCCTTCTTGGACGAGAAGCTCGCCGGGTACCCAAATGATCGCAACGTGCCGGGCAAGGAAGCCACCACGCGTTTGTCGCCACATCTGAAATTTGGCGAAATCTCGCCGCGCGAAGTCTGGCACGCTGCGGAGATCGCCGATGCGCCGCGCGGTTCAATTTTCAAATTCCACCAAGAACTGCTTTGGCGCGAGTTTTCCTACCATCTGCTGTTCCATTACCCGAACCTTGGAACGGAAAATCATCAACCGAAGTTCGATGACTTTCCATGGATCGATCACACGTCTGGCAAGGGCGCCGACTATTTGAAAGCGTGGCAACAAGGGCGGACGGGCTATCCAATTGTCGATGCGGGCATGCGCGAGCTTTGGCACACGGGCTGGATGCACAATCGCGTTCGCATGATCGTCGGCTCGTTTCTAGTCAAACACCTTTTGATCGACTGGCGCGCTGGCGAGGCTTGGTTCTGGGACACGCTGATTGATGCCGACCCGGCCAACAACACGGCCAGCTGGCAATGGATTGCCGGGTCAGGTGCTGATGCAGCACCCTATTTCCGGATCTTCAATCCCGTTCTTCAGGGCGAAAAATTCGACGGCGACGGCGCCTATACGCGCAAGTGGGTGCCGGAAGTTGCCAAGCTACCGAAGAAATTCCTGCACAAGCCCTGGGAAGCGCCGACCTCTGTCCTACGTGATGCTGGCATGGAACTCGGTTCGACCTATCGACGGCCCATCGTTGATCATAAGAGCGCTCGCGAGCGCGCGCTTTCTGCATTCAAATCCCTCAAAGACACGGCGAGCGCCGCCTAGAATGCGCCTTCCCTCCACAATTCGAGAGACTTCATGACAACTATCGCCGTTATTGGCTCGGGCATTTCCGGCAACGCTGCTGCTTGGGCACTGCAAACCTTCGCCGGACACCAGGTCACGCTTTATGAAAAACGGCTGCGTCCGGGCGGGCATTCTGCAACCGTTGACGTGCACCATGGCGATCGGGAAATCGCTGTCGATACCGGCTTCATTGTCTACAATGGGCGCAATTATCCTGATCTGACGGCCCTGTTTGCGCACCTCGGCGTTGCGACCGAATGGAGCGATATGAGCCTTGGCATCTCGGTTGGCGACGGCGCTCTGGAGTGGTCGGGCGACAGTCTTGGCGCGGTGTTTGCACAGCGCAAAAACCTTATTTCCCCGCGTTTTCTTTGGATGCTGCGCTCGATCTTCCGCTTCAACACATGCGCTCTGGCCGACTTAGAGCGCGGCGCGCTGGAAGGAATGTCGCTGGGCCACTATCTGAAGGCCAGGCGGTTTCCTACCGGTTTCATCGAAG
The DNA window shown above is from Hyphomicrobiales bacterium and carries:
- a CDS encoding protein-L-isoaspartate O-methyltransferase: MPTTAASMTDQRVKMVDNQLRTFDVFQYDVLAAFLEIPRELFVPQSKRPLAYSDAEIEIADGDALRRMIRPMHLARMIQSAGLTRDSVVLDVGCLTGYSSAILSRLCGSVVALETTDAMVRRATDALSDANIDTVAVLEGPLAEGYASEGPFDAILLGGAVEEVPINLVSQLREDGMIVGPLGTGGAGRAVSIKRDGDGHTVLPLFNCSAPPLPGFTREETFTF
- a CDS encoding deoxyribodipyrimidine photo-lyase, which gives rise to MTTKHSSSSTDRPALVWFRDDLRIDDNPALAAAAASGAPVLAVYVLDQQSQRPLGGASLWWLHHALAALHDHLADLGVPLVLRIGDARSEIKALVDETKATLVVWNRRYAAAGIEQDTAIKAELKSDDLDVQSFNAHLLHEPWTVETGSGGPYRVFTPFSRAARNSGTPAKPKPAPKSIAGWNGSVDSLTLDDLRLLPTKPDWAGGLRETWEPGTKGARANLSSFLDEKLAGYPNDRNVPGKEATTRLSPHLKFGEISPREVWHAAEIADAPRGSIFKFHQELLWREFSYHLLFHYPNLGTENHQPKFDDFPWIDHTSGKGADYLKAWQQGRTGYPIVDAGMRELWHTGWMHNRVRMIVGSFLVKHLLIDWRAGEAWFWDTLIDADPANNTASWQWIAGSGADAAPYFRIFNPVLQGEKFDGDGAYTRKWVPEVAKLPKKFLHKPWEAPTSVLRDAGMELGSTYRRPIVDHKSARERALSAFKSLKDTASAA